The Pseudomonas extremaustralis genome contains a region encoding:
- a CDS encoding aliphatic sulfonate ABC transporter substrate-binding protein, with translation MKPFTQRLLGACALALCLQPQAFAAETDPAEVNLDYAYYSPVSLVLKHFGWLEQALPHSKVGWVLSQGSNRSLEYLNSGGVDFASSASLSAVLSRANGSPIKSVYVYSRAEWTALVVRKDSPLNSVTDLKGKKIAATKGTDPYLFTLRSLEKAGLKKDDVELVHLQHPDGRTALEKGDVDAWAGLDPHMAASQVQAGSRLLYRNKDFNSYGVVSVTEKFAAAHPQTITKVLGAYEKARDWAVKHPDEFAKLLADESGLPLDVAKLQLSRTDLSTPLLSSKDVQSSKAAAPILVSEELVRRGVNVDQVIDQLIDTSFGQNLPKP, from the coding sequence ATGAAACCTTTTACCCAACGTTTACTCGGCGCCTGCGCCCTCGCCCTGTGCCTGCAACCCCAAGCGTTCGCGGCCGAAACCGATCCGGCCGAAGTCAATCTGGATTACGCCTACTACTCGCCCGTCAGCCTGGTGCTCAAGCACTTCGGCTGGCTCGAACAGGCCCTGCCCCATAGCAAGGTGGGTTGGGTACTGAGCCAGGGCAGCAACCGCTCCCTGGAATACCTCAATAGCGGCGGCGTGGATTTCGCCTCTTCGGCGAGCCTGTCGGCCGTGCTGAGCCGGGCCAACGGCAGCCCGATCAAATCGGTGTATGTCTACAGCCGCGCCGAATGGACCGCTCTTGTGGTTCGCAAGGACTCGCCGCTCAACAGCGTCACCGACCTGAAAGGCAAGAAAATCGCGGCCACCAAAGGCACCGATCCGTACCTGTTCACCCTGCGCAGCCTGGAAAAAGCCGGGCTGAAAAAAGACGACGTGGAACTGGTGCACCTGCAACACCCGGACGGCCGCACCGCGCTGGAAAAAGGCGACGTGGACGCCTGGGCCGGCCTCGACCCACACATGGCCGCCAGTCAAGTCCAGGCCGGTTCGCGCCTGCTGTACCGCAACAAAGACTTCAACAGCTATGGCGTGGTCAGCGTCACCGAGAAGTTCGCCGCCGCCCATCCACAGACCATCACCAAGGTCCTCGGCGCCTACGAAAAAGCCCGTGACTGGGCGGTGAAGCACCCGGATGAATTCGCCAAGCTGCTCGCCGACGAATCCGGCCTGCCGCTGGACGTGGCCAAGTTGCAACTGTCGCGTACCGACCTGAGCACGCCGCTGCTGAGCAGCAAGGATGTGCAGTCGTCCAAGGCGGCGGCACCGATCCTGGTGTCCGAGGAGTTGGTGCGCCGTGGGGTCAATGTGGACCAGGTGATCGACCAATTGATCGACACCTCGTTCGGCCAAAACCTGCCGAAACCGTAA
- a CDS encoding MalY/PatB family protein — MSFDFDTIHPRLGTGSTKWNRYPPDVLPMWIADMDIAAPPAVLQALHARLDQQILGYSVAGPDVREAIVADLWAKYAWRVQPDELLFLPGVEPGFNMALHAFVQPGQPVVLQTPNYRPIRLAPGHWNLPRIEVPFELIGAEYITPLPALRQALNGAGALLLSNPHNPLGKVFPREELLAVANACLEHGALIISDEIHAELCFDGRRHIPTASLSAEIAQRTITLMSASKAYNVAGLKTCFAVVQNAEIRERFNNARCGMVDSVSPLGLEATRAAYAECGEWLQALVQYLQANRDYLLDAVRTRLPGIVMHAPQGTFLAWLDCSALGLDDPHRFFLEQAKVGLSAGIEFGDDSQQFVRLNFGCPRALLEEGVQRMERALRQR, encoded by the coding sequence ATGAGCTTTGATTTCGACACGATCCACCCCCGCCTCGGCACCGGCAGCACCAAATGGAACCGTTACCCGCCCGACGTGTTGCCGATGTGGATCGCCGACATGGACATCGCCGCGCCGCCCGCCGTGTTGCAGGCCCTGCACGCGCGCCTCGACCAGCAGATCCTCGGCTACAGCGTGGCCGGCCCGGACGTGCGCGAGGCCATCGTCGCCGATTTGTGGGCCAAGTACGCCTGGCGCGTGCAGCCTGACGAGCTGCTGTTTCTGCCCGGCGTCGAACCAGGCTTCAATATGGCGCTGCACGCTTTCGTGCAACCCGGCCAGCCGGTGGTGCTGCAAACCCCCAACTATCGCCCGATCCGCCTGGCGCCCGGCCACTGGAACCTGCCGCGTATCGAAGTGCCGTTCGAACTGATCGGCGCTGAATACATCACGCCACTGCCGGCCCTGCGCCAGGCGCTGAACGGCGCCGGCGCGCTGCTGTTGAGCAACCCGCACAACCCCCTGGGCAAGGTCTTCCCCCGCGAAGAATTGCTGGCCGTGGCCAATGCCTGCCTGGAGCACGGCGCACTGATCATCTCCGATGAAATCCACGCCGAGCTGTGCTTCGACGGCCGCCGTCACATCCCCACCGCCAGCCTCAGCGCCGAGATTGCCCAGCGCACCATCACGTTGATGTCGGCGAGCAAGGCCTACAACGTGGCCGGCTTGAAAACCTGTTTTGCCGTGGTGCAGAACGCCGAAATCCGCGAGCGTTTCAATAACGCGCGCTGCGGCATGGTCGACAGCGTCAGCCCCCTGGGCCTGGAAGCCACCCGTGCGGCCTACGCTGAATGCGGCGAATGGCTGCAGGCATTGGTGCAATACCTGCAAGCCAACCGTGACTACCTGCTCGACGCCGTGCGCACGCGCTTGCCCGGCATCGTCATGCATGCGCCCCAAGGTACGTTCCTGGCCTGGCTGGATTGCAGCGCCCTGGGCCTGGATGACCCACACCGGTTCTTCCTGGAGCAAGCCAAGGTCGGGCTCAGCGCAGGGATCGAATTCGGTGATGACAGCCAGCAATTCGTGCGCCTGAACTTCGGCTGCCCACGGGCGTTGCTGGAAGAAGGTGTGCAGCGCATGGAACGGGCGCTGCGTCAGCGCTAG
- a CDS encoding alpha/beta hydrolase, which yields MLRARGLLTGLFSLLLAGCAAAPNQLELTRQAQTVAQAGGLVMAQVPTERFVLTGFYRITRPDLPLTVYIEGDGFAWRTRSQPSSNPTPINAQGLKLAAADPAPNVLYLARPCQFTPMAVNPRCEVSYWTGKRFAEDVVVTMNQAINQYTARVPGQPIHLVGYSGGATIAALLAARRGDVISLRTVAGNLDVDEVNRLHRVTPMPGSLNAIDIAPRLIDLPQIHYTGSDDSVVPPVIAQRFAAATGGHCTQVRVVPTMRHDSDWARAWPALSNEPPRCMKRADDER from the coding sequence GTGTTGCGCGCACGCGGCCTGCTGACGGGGCTGTTCAGCCTGTTGCTGGCCGGGTGCGCGGCTGCGCCGAATCAGCTCGAACTCACCCGACAGGCGCAGACGGTTGCGCAGGCCGGCGGGCTGGTCATGGCGCAGGTGCCGACCGAGCGTTTTGTCCTCACCGGTTTTTACCGGATCACCCGCCCGGACCTGCCATTGACGGTGTATATCGAAGGCGACGGCTTTGCCTGGCGCACGCGCAGCCAGCCCTCGTCGAACCCTACCCCGATCAATGCGCAAGGGCTCAAACTCGCCGCAGCGGACCCGGCACCGAATGTGCTGTACCTCGCTCGGCCCTGCCAATTCACGCCCATGGCCGTCAACCCGCGCTGCGAGGTCAGTTATTGGACCGGCAAGCGTTTCGCCGAAGACGTCGTCGTGACGATGAACCAGGCTATCAATCAGTACACCGCCCGCGTACCTGGGCAGCCGATTCATCTGGTCGGCTACTCGGGCGGTGCCACTATCGCCGCGCTGCTCGCCGCCAGGCGCGGGGATGTCATCAGCCTGCGCACGGTGGCGGGTAATCTGGATGTGGACGAGGTCAATCGCCTGCACCGGGTAACGCCTATGCCGGGCTCACTCAACGCCATCGACATCGCCCCGCGATTGATCGACCTGCCGCAAATCCACTACACCGGCAGTGACGATTCGGTCGTGCCCCCGGTGATTGCCCAGCGCTTCGCCGCTGCGACCGGCGGGCACTGTACGCAGGTGCGCGTCGTGCCGACGATGCGGCATGACAGTGACTGGGCGCGGGCGTGGCCGGCGCTATCGAATGAACCGCCACGCTGTATGAAGAGAGCCGACGATGAACGATGA
- a CDS encoding methyl-accepting chemotaxis protein — protein MVTGVAGSVAGLFLSAPVAIAVAVAVAVPVGLLCSRWRQGSTLRLLAGVEPSTSDALIAQMYSDASGPQGRLETAFLSQTARLKTCLTRLQDSAEQLSALAGQSDQLAHASSKGLDRQRTETEQVSAAVNQMAATTQEVASHVQRTADATQQANVLTGRGREVARDTRQAIERLSAMVGETGATVAQLARDSDEIGSVVDVIKGIADQTNLLALNAAIEAARAGDMGRGFAVVADEVRQLAQRTSQSTMQIHGLITQLQASSNNAVQSMEHGQRQAQEGVAWVLEADQALVGISEAVSHITEMTTQIAAATEEQSAVAEEISRNITTIAELADQTSLQAHQSNDLSKELTNTAATQYALVERFNR, from the coding sequence ATGGTGACCGGCGTGGCGGGCAGCGTGGCTGGCCTGTTCCTCAGCGCACCGGTGGCCATTGCGGTCGCCGTGGCGGTCGCGGTGCCGGTGGGCTTGCTGTGCTCGCGCTGGCGTCAAGGCAGCACTTTACGCCTGCTGGCGGGGGTCGAGCCTTCGACCTCGGATGCCTTGATCGCACAAATGTACAGTGACGCAAGCGGCCCCCAAGGACGTTTGGAAACCGCGTTCCTCAGCCAGACCGCGCGCCTGAAGACCTGCCTTACGCGCCTGCAGGACAGCGCCGAACAACTCAGCGCCCTGGCCGGGCAATCCGATCAACTGGCCCACGCCAGCTCCAAAGGCCTGGATCGTCAGCGCACGGAAACCGAACAGGTCTCCGCCGCAGTCAACCAGATGGCCGCGACCACCCAGGAAGTCGCCAGTCACGTGCAACGCACCGCCGATGCCACCCAGCAAGCCAATGTGCTGACCGGGCGTGGCCGTGAGGTGGCGCGCGATACCCGTCAAGCCATCGAACGCCTGTCCGCCATGGTCGGCGAGACCGGCGCCACCGTGGCGCAATTGGCCAGGGACAGCGACGAGATCGGCAGCGTGGTCGATGTGATCAAAGGCATCGCCGATCAAACCAACCTGTTGGCGCTCAACGCCGCGATTGAAGCCGCACGCGCCGGGGATATGGGCCGGGGCTTTGCGGTGGTGGCCGATGAAGTGCGCCAGCTGGCTCAGCGCACCTCCCAGTCCACCATGCAGATCCATGGGCTGATCACCCAGTTGCAGGCGTCCTCCAACAATGCCGTGCAAAGCATGGAACACGGCCAGCGCCAGGCCCAGGAAGGCGTGGCCTGGGTACTGGAAGCCGACCAGGCCCTGGTGGGCATCAGCGAAGCCGTTTCGCACATCACCGAAATGACCACCCAGATCGCCGCCGCCACCGAAGAACAAAGCGCGGTTGCCGAGGAGATCAGCCGCAACATCACCACCATCGCTGAACTGGCCGACCAGACCTCGCTACAGGCCCATCAATCCAACGACCTGAGCAAAGAGCTGACCAACACCGCTGCCACCCAATATGCGCTGGTCGAACGCTTCAATCGCTGA
- a CDS encoding TOBE domain-containing protein: MTIKAINVRNQFKGVIKEILLGEVVSEIDVQTASGIVTSVITTRSVRDLELKVGSEVIAFVKSTEVSIAKL; encoded by the coding sequence ATGACCATTAAAGCGATCAACGTGCGCAACCAGTTCAAAGGCGTAATCAAGGAAATCCTGCTGGGCGAGGTGGTGTCCGAAATCGATGTGCAAACCGCGTCGGGTATCGTGACGTCCGTGATCACGACCCGTTCGGTACGCGACCTGGAATTGAAAGTGGGCAGCGAAGTGATTGCCTTCGTGAAGTCCACCGAAGTGTCCATCGCCAAGCTGTGA
- a CDS encoding ABC transporter permease yields the protein MTSKSQAMPLPAAVVNRRSAWPRRLKGLALPVLILLILEAVVRIGWLPSYQMPAPSEIAVTLTDLAEGALWKHLGASLARVLLGFAIGASLALVFAAWVGLSRDAEAYLEPTFAGLRSIPSLAWVPLLLLWLGIDETSKIVLIAIGAFFPVYVNGVAAIRDIDRKLVEVGQMYGFSRRRLVRRILLPAALPGLFTGLRSGLSLAWMFLVAAELIAATKGLGYLLSDGRETSRPDIVLAAIIVLALLGKVSDGLLAALEKRCLAWRDTFNGQGAEQ from the coding sequence ATGACCAGCAAAAGCCAAGCAATGCCCCTTCCGGCAGCGGTGGTGAACCGGCGCAGCGCCTGGCCCAGACGGCTCAAAGGCCTGGCCCTGCCGGTGCTGATCCTGTTGATCCTCGAAGCGGTAGTGCGGATCGGCTGGCTGCCGTCCTACCAGATGCCGGCGCCGAGCGAGATCGCGGTGACGCTCACCGATCTGGCTGAAGGCGCGTTGTGGAAACACCTCGGCGCCAGCCTCGCACGGGTGCTGCTGGGCTTTGCCATCGGCGCCAGCCTGGCCCTGGTGTTTGCCGCCTGGGTCGGTTTGAGCCGCGACGCCGAAGCCTATCTGGAGCCGACCTTCGCCGGGCTGCGTTCAATCCCGAGCCTGGCTTGGGTACCGTTGTTGCTGCTGTGGCTGGGCATCGACGAAACCTCGAAAATCGTGCTGATCGCTATCGGCGCGTTCTTCCCGGTGTACGTCAACGGTGTGGCGGCGATTCGCGACATCGACCGCAAGCTGGTGGAAGTCGGGCAGATGTATGGCTTCAGCCGGCGGCGCCTGGTGCGCCGCATCCTGTTGCCCGCCGCCCTGCCCGGCCTGTTCACCGGGTTGCGCAGCGGCTTGAGCCTAGCGTGGATGTTCCTCGTGGCGGCCGAGCTGATCGCAGCCACCAAAGGCTTGGGTTACTTGCTCAGCGATGGGCGCGAAACCTCACGGCCGGACATCGTACTGGCGGCAATCATCGTGCTGGCGTTACTCGGCAAGGTCAGCGATGGCCTGCTCGCCGCGCTGGAAAAACGCTGCCTGGCCTGGCGCGACACCTTCAATGGTCAAGGGGCGGAACAATGA
- a CDS encoding OsmC domain/YcaO domain-containing protein translates to MEIKVNFLDNLRLEAKFDDFTVIADQPIRYKGDGSAPGPFDYFLASSALCAAYFVKLYCETRNIPTDNIRLSQNNIVDPENRYNQIFKIQVELPADISDKDRQGILRSIERCTVKKVVQAGPQFVIEEVENLDADAQALLMPNSTSEAGTYIVGKDLPLEQTIANMSGILAGLGMKIEIASWRNIVPNVWSLHIRDAHSPMCFTNGKGATKEGALASALGEFIERLNCNFFYNDQFWGETLANAPFVHYPDERWFQPGGNDELPAEILDAYCLKIYNRDGELRGSHLYDTNSGNEARGIVSLPFVRQSDGEVVYFPSNLIENLYLSNGMSAGNTLAEAQVQCLSEIFERAVKREIIEGEFALPDVPAEVLAKYPKILAGIQGLEAQGFPVLVKDASLGGEFPVMCVTLMNPRTGGVFASFGAHPSLEVALERSLTELLQGRSFEGLNDLPPPTFEGQAVTEPNNFVEHFIDSSGVVSWRFFSAQSDYEFVEWDFSGQGENSNAEEAATLFGILENMGKESYMAVYEHLGATACRILVPDYSEIYPVDDLIWDNTNKALFFREDILNLHRLDDEELQALVERLIESELDDYTDITTLIGIEFDDNTAWGQLTILELKLLIFLALRQFEEAKECVEMFLQYNDNTAERGLFYQAMNAVLEMELDDDLELADYEANFRRMFGNERMDAVIGSVNGSVRFHGLTPTSMKLEGLDRHLRLIESYKKLHGARAAVSIR, encoded by the coding sequence ATGGAAATCAAGGTCAACTTTCTCGACAACCTCCGACTTGAAGCCAAGTTCGACGACTTCACGGTGATTGCCGACCAACCCATCCGCTATAAAGGCGATGGTTCGGCACCGGGGCCGTTCGATTACTTCCTGGCGTCGTCGGCCTTGTGCGCGGCGTACTTCGTGAAGTTGTACTGCGAAACACGCAACATCCCCACGGACAATATCCGCCTGTCGCAGAACAACATCGTCGACCCGGAAAACCGCTACAACCAGATCTTCAAGATCCAGGTGGAGTTGCCGGCGGACATCAGCGACAAAGACCGCCAGGGCATTTTGCGTTCCATCGAACGTTGCACCGTGAAAAAAGTGGTGCAGGCCGGGCCCCAGTTCGTCATCGAAGAAGTGGAAAACCTTGACGCCGATGCCCAGGCGTTGCTGATGCCCAACTCGACGTCGGAGGCGGGCACTTATATCGTCGGCAAGGACCTGCCGCTGGAGCAGACCATCGCCAATATGTCCGGCATCCTTGCCGGCCTTGGCATGAAGATCGAGATCGCCTCGTGGCGCAATATCGTGCCCAACGTCTGGTCGCTGCACATTCGCGACGCGCACTCGCCGATGTGCTTCACCAACGGCAAGGGCGCGACCAAGGAAGGCGCGTTGGCGTCGGCGCTGGGCGAGTTCATCGAGCGTCTCAACTGCAACTTCTTCTATAACGATCAATTCTGGGGTGAAACCCTGGCCAATGCGCCGTTCGTGCATTACCCGGACGAGCGCTGGTTCCAGCCCGGCGGCAACGACGAACTGCCGGCGGAAATCCTCGACGCCTACTGCCTGAAGATCTACAACCGCGACGGCGAGCTGCGTGGCTCGCATTTGTACGACACCAACTCCGGCAACGAAGCGCGCGGCATCGTGTCGTTGCCGTTCGTGCGTCAGTCGGACGGCGAGGTGGTGTACTTCCCGTCCAACCTGATCGAAAACCTCTACCTCAGCAACGGCATGAGCGCTGGCAACACCTTGGCCGAAGCCCAGGTGCAGTGCCTGTCGGAGATTTTCGAGCGGGCGGTGAAGCGCGAAATCATCGAAGGCGAATTCGCCCTGCCGGATGTGCCGGCAGAGGTGTTGGCCAAATACCCCAAGATCCTGGCCGGCATTCAAGGCCTGGAAGCCCAGGGCTTCCCGGTGCTGGTCAAGGACGCGTCCCTGGGCGGTGAGTTCCCGGTGATGTGCGTGACCCTGATGAACCCGCGTACCGGCGGCGTGTTCGCCTCGTTCGGCGCGCACCCGAGCCTGGAAGTGGCGCTGGAACGCAGCCTCACCGAACTGCTGCAAGGTCGTAGTTTCGAGGGCCTTAACGACTTGCCACCGCCGACCTTCGAGGGCCAAGCGGTCACCGAGCCGAACAACTTCGTCGAGCACTTCATCGATTCCAGCGGCGTGGTCTCGTGGCGCTTCTTCAGTGCCCAGTCGGACTATGAATTTGTCGAGTGGGACTTCTCCGGCCAGGGCGAAAACTCCAACGCCGAAGAGGCCGCGACGCTGTTCGGCATTCTGGAAAACATGGGCAAAGAGTCCTACATGGCGGTGTACGAGCACCTCGGCGCCACCGCTTGCCGCATCCTGGTGCCGGATTATTCGGAAATCTACCCGGTGGACGACCTGATCTGGGACAACACCAACAAGGCGCTGTTTTTCCGCGAGGACATTCTCAACCTGCACCGCCTGGACGATGAGGAGTTGCAGGCGTTGGTCGAGCGCCTGATCGAAAGCGAGCTGGACGACTACACCGATATCACCACCCTGATCGGCATCGAGTTCGACGACAACACCGCCTGGGGCCAACTGACCATCCTGGAGTTGAAGCTGCTGATCTTCCTCGCCTTGCGGCAGTTTGAAGAGGCCAAGGAGTGCGTGGAGATGTTCTTGCAGTACAACGACAACACCGCCGAGCGCGGCCTGTTTTACCAGGCGATGAACGCGGTGCTGGAAATGGAACTGGACGACGACTTGGAACTGGCGGATTACGAAGCCAACTTCCGCCGCATGTTTGGCAATGAACGCATGGATGCGGTGATCGGCTCAGTCAACGGCAGTGTGCGGTTCCACGGGTTGACGCCGACCAGCATGAAGCTGGAAGGGTTGGATCGGCATTTGCGCTTGATTGAGAGCTATAAGAAGCTGCATGGCGCGCGGGCTGCGGTCTCTATCCGTTAA
- a CDS encoding autotransporter family protein → MSTGNSTIHNAGTIAGGFANGGAGVRANAIELSGGGNTLVLEANSVILGNVVSHSGSADTLAFGGDINAVSNRFDLGQLGTVGSAAQYQGFDSFEKDGTSAWTLTGTDTVSRIWAVKAGTLVLDDSAQLAGALGIQNSGTLNTGTASIAGGVINAGNLSIGTVATPYATLSIGGDYTQGSHGALNINAFSTSQYSKLAITGNAFLAGALNVDVKSGNTLGIGNQLQNVLTTTGHINGTFDSVSDNSLLFNFTPTYTTNSVSLNVVADGTGGGNSGGGGNTVLGSVQALGNSPARGAAQVLDGIVASNPGGRLAGYFIPLSTEAEVSNAATQTLPILAGGSTESARTALSGINGVIQGRSEAVRGLSSGDAAFTDQHLWIKPFGSWADQESRGGLAGFNSTVGGLAFGLDASLNDRWLLGTAFIYANVDTRSSGDTARQQLKTNVYQLVGYGTYHLDDTTDLNFQIDGGQNHNEGSRDIDFAGLQAKSNYDSWTAHAGASLDRTFHLSTATRFTPSLRADYTWIKDEAYREKGAQDLDLSAKSRSTDQFILGVDGKLSHDLTQQVSVSGNLGVGYDFLASRDSISTSFAGAPGASFTTYSGDPQRWLVRGGTGLNYQVNGQLQLGVRYDVEKRTDYLNQTASAEARWAF, encoded by the coding sequence GTGTCCACGGGCAATTCGACTATCCATAACGCCGGGACCATCGCCGGCGGCTTCGCCAATGGCGGAGCGGGTGTGCGGGCCAATGCCATCGAGCTGTCCGGGGGCGGCAACACCCTGGTCCTGGAAGCCAACTCGGTCATCCTCGGCAACGTCGTGAGCCACTCAGGCAGCGCCGATACATTGGCCTTTGGCGGCGATATCAACGCCGTAAGCAACCGCTTCGACCTCGGCCAACTGGGGACCGTGGGCAGTGCCGCGCAGTACCAAGGGTTTGACAGTTTTGAAAAAGACGGCACCAGCGCCTGGACGCTGACGGGCACCGACACCGTCAGCAGGATCTGGGCGGTGAAGGCCGGCACGCTGGTCCTGGACGACAGCGCACAGTTGGCGGGCGCGCTGGGTATCCAGAACAGCGGCACGCTCAACACGGGCACCGCGTCCATCGCCGGCGGCGTGATCAACGCCGGCAACCTGAGCATCGGCACCGTCGCGACGCCTTATGCCACGTTGTCGATTGGCGGCGATTACACCCAAGGCAGCCATGGCGCGTTGAATATCAACGCGTTCAGCACGTCGCAGTACAGCAAGCTTGCGATCACGGGCAATGCGTTCCTGGCAGGAGCTCTCAACGTCGATGTGAAGTCCGGCAACACCCTGGGCATCGGTAATCAACTGCAAAATGTGCTCACGACGACTGGCCATATCAACGGCACCTTCGACAGCGTGAGCGACAATAGCCTGCTGTTCAATTTCACCCCGACCTACACCACCAACAGCGTCAGCCTGAATGTGGTCGCCGATGGTACTGGTGGCGGCAACAGCGGCGGCGGGGGCAATACGGTGCTGGGCAGCGTCCAGGCCCTTGGCAACTCGCCGGCTCGCGGCGCCGCGCAGGTGCTGGACGGTATTGTCGCCAGCAACCCCGGTGGGCGCCTGGCCGGTTATTTCATCCCGTTGAGCACCGAGGCTGAAGTCTCCAATGCCGCGACGCAGACCTTGCCGATACTGGCGGGCGGCTCCACTGAATCGGCGCGTACCGCGTTGAGTGGCATCAACGGCGTGATCCAGGGACGCAGCGAGGCGGTTCGCGGGTTGTCGTCGGGCGATGCGGCGTTCACCGACCAGCATCTGTGGATCAAACCGTTCGGCAGCTGGGCCGACCAGGAAAGCCGTGGCGGTCTCGCCGGGTTCAACTCGACGGTGGGCGGTCTGGCGTTCGGCCTGGATGCCAGCCTCAACGACCGCTGGCTGCTCGGCACGGCGTTCATCTACGCCAATGTGGACACGCGCAGCAGTGGCGACACCGCGCGCCAACAGTTGAAGACCAATGTGTATCAGTTGGTCGGCTACGGCACGTACCACCTGGACGACACCACCGACCTGAACTTCCAGATCGACGGCGGCCAGAACCATAACGAAGGCTCACGGGATATCGACTTTGCCGGGTTGCAGGCCAAGTCCAACTACGATTCCTGGACGGCCCACGCTGGCGCATCCCTGGACCGAACCTTCCACTTGAGTACGGCCACGCGCTTCACGCCGTCGCTGCGTGCCGACTACACCTGGATCAAAGACGAGGCTTACCGCGAAAAAGGCGCGCAAGACTTGGACCTGAGCGCCAAGAGCCGCTCCACCGACCAGTTCATCCTGGGCGTCGACGGCAAGCTCAGCCATGACTTGACCCAACAGGTCAGTGTCAGTGGCAATCTGGGCGTGGGCTACGATTTCCTGGCCAGCCGCGACTCGATCAGCACCAGCTTCGCCGGGGCGCCGGGTGCCAGCTTCACCACCTATTCGGGCGATCCGCAACGGTGGTTGGTGCGCGGCGGTACGGGGCTGAACTATCAGGTCAACGGCCAGTTGCAATTGGGTGTGCGCTATGACGTGGAGAAACGCACTGACTACCTCAATCAGACCGCTTCAGCCGAAGCGCGCTGGGCGTTCTAG
- a CDS encoding ABC transporter ATP-binding protein yields the protein MSTQPLLEIRVQRKSFASTTVLKNVSLALQPREAVSLLGPSGCGKSTLLRIVAGLETDFQGELRSPEGEVAFVFQEPRLMPWLTVEQNIGLSDDDHYDKAWVTQLIEEVGLKGFAQALPKALSGGMAQRVAIARGLYSRPQVLLLDEPFSAVDAFTRMKLQDLLLQLAEHHAIALLLVTHDVDEALYLSDRVLVMDNRPSSIRQELAVDLPHPRDRRDPLLARLKALSLTELQRAHVI from the coding sequence ATGAGCACGCAGCCGTTATTGGAAATCCGGGTGCAGCGTAAAAGCTTCGCCAGCACCACCGTATTGAAAAACGTCAGCCTGGCGCTGCAACCGCGCGAAGCCGTGAGCCTGCTGGGGCCCAGCGGCTGCGGCAAGAGCACGTTGCTGCGCATCGTCGCCGGCCTGGAAACCGACTTCCAGGGCGAACTGCGCAGCCCCGAAGGCGAAGTGGCGTTTGTGTTCCAGGAACCGCGCCTGATGCCCTGGCTCACGGTGGAGCAGAACATCGGCTTGAGCGATGACGACCACTACGACAAGGCCTGGGTCACGCAATTGATCGAGGAAGTCGGTCTCAAGGGGTTTGCCCAGGCCTTGCCCAAGGCACTATCCGGTGGCATGGCCCAGCGGGTCGCGATTGCCCGCGGCCTGTATTCACGCCCCCAGGTGTTGCTGCTGGATGAACCGTTCAGCGCGGTGGATGCATTTACCCGCATGAAACTGCAGGACCTGCTGCTGCAACTGGCCGAACACCATGCCATCGCCCTGTTGCTGGTGACCCATGATGTGGACGAAGCGCTGTACCTGAGTGATCGGGTGCTGGTGATGGACAACCGACCGAGCAGCATTCGCCAGGAATTGGCGGTGGACCTGCCCCACCCACGGGACCGGCGCGACCCGCTGCTGGCCCGGCTCAAGGCGTTGTCCCTGACGGAGTTGCAGCGGGCCCATGTGATCTGA